In Populus alba chromosome 1, ASM523922v2, whole genome shotgun sequence, a single window of DNA contains:
- the LOC118045637 gene encoding non-specific lipid transfer protein GPI-anchored 14 codes for MDSRSHYTTTRLTMFGVVLMSVMVSLAMADKDKDTEECAEQLVGLATCLPYVGGDAKAPTPDCCNGLKQVLKDNKKCLCVIIKDRNDPELGLKINATLALSLPSVCHAPANVSQCPALLNLPPNSPDAQVFYQLANSSNHIASSPLPAPAPEVPSPREEVLNKRAVDATVGR; via the exons ATGGATTCCCGTTCCCATTACACTACAACTCGACTAACAATGTTCGGCGTCGTGTTGATGTCAGTTATGGTCAGCTTAGCAATGGCGGATAAGGACAAAGATACAGAAGAATGTGCAGAGCAGCTCGTAGGGCTGGCTACATGTCTGCCTTATGTTGGAGGAGATGCCAAAGCTCCTACCCCAGATTGCTGCAATGGTCTAAAGCAGGTCCTGAAGGACAACAAAAAGTGCTTGTGTGTCATTATTAAAGACAGGAATGATCCTGAATTGGGTCTCAAGATCAACGCCACTCTTGCTCTGAGCCTCCCTTCTGTTTGCCACGCCCCCGCCAACGTTTCCCAGTGTCCCG CTCTTCTCAACCTGCCTCCAAACTCACCAGATGCTCAGGTTTTCTATCAATTAGCAAACAGCTCTAATCATATTGCCAGCAGCCCGCTCCCAGCCCCAGCCCCGGAG GTGCCCAGCCCCAGGGAAGAAGTGCTCAACAAGAGAGCGGTGGATGCCACAGTGGGGAGATGA